The Pseudobacteroides sp. genome window below encodes:
- a CDS encoding SPFH domain-containing protein gives MKELNKEVSSGLLMFFVDILMLLASIGGVVLGIIKTNTDPSPLSVGSIIGGAVLFVVWCIFTGGFFTLQPNEAAVLILFGEYRGTVKKPGWHFANPFFTKKKISLRSRNLNGDKLKVNDEAGNPIEIAAVIVWRVENTFQAVFDVENYVDYVKVQSESAIRHIAGMYPYDITDQTHNISLRGSADEVSESLKNELQERLGKAGVIVEEARLSHLAYSPEIAAAMLQRQQASAIIAARQKIVEGAVGMVRMALDKLNEDGIVELDEERKAAMVSNLLVVLCGERSTQPVINTGTLHN, from the coding sequence ATGAAAGAATTAAACAAGGAAGTGTCATCAGGTCTATTAATGTTTTTTGTAGACATCTTAATGCTCTTAGCATCTATCGGGGGTGTAGTCTTGGGGATAATAAAGACTAACACAGATCCTTCACCACTTTCCGTAGGGTCAATAATAGGCGGTGCTGTATTGTTTGTAGTATGGTGCATTTTTACAGGTGGATTTTTTACTCTTCAGCCAAACGAAGCTGCTGTGCTTATTCTGTTCGGCGAATACAGAGGAACTGTTAAAAAGCCAGGCTGGCACTTTGCAAATCCATTCTTCACAAAGAAGAAAATTTCGCTTCGTTCAAGAAACCTAAACGGTGACAAGCTTAAGGTTAATGACGAAGCAGGTAACCCTATTGAAATTGCTGCTGTTATTGTATGGAGAGTTGAAAACACATTTCAGGCAGTATTTGATGTTGAAAACTATGTTGACTATGTAAAAGTGCAAAGTGAGTCTGCTATAAGACACATTGCAGGAATGTACCCTTATGACATAACCGACCAAACCCATAATATCTCCTTAAGAGGCAGTGCCGATGAAGTTTCCGAATCGTTAAAGAATGAGCTTCAGGAAAGACTCGGTAAAGCCGGAGTTATAGTTGAAGAGGCTAGGCTCAGCCACTTGGCATACTCTCCTGAAATTGCAGCTGCAATGTTGCAACGTCAACAGGCGTCAGCTATAATTGCAGCAAGACAGAAAATTGTTGAAGGTGCTGTAGGGATGGTAAGAATGGCTCTTGATAAGCTTAATGAAGATGGAATAGTTGAACTTGATGAAGAAAGAAAGGCAGCTATGGTTAGCAATCTTCTGGTTGTACTGTGTGGTGAACGTTCAACCCAGCCGGTAATTAATACAGGAACACTTCATAATTAA
- a CDS encoding bifunctional diguanylate cyclase/phosphohydrolase gives MTEINIPADFLMKHSSWDCGKQTLLRRLFKNNKYIIVPILFYLGVVSYGLWGFFTSNRSTFALCSSLVFMLSSIISNVLHPKSKLRLIFACTCIASILITIAMFTVDTIYVIAIGFFIPVFAQYLFRDFVFSNLTGIIIAFIFLTRRIHESTHVITVYISGIIIVSALYSLVFYLIINIKSERDKYHKVSMMDSLTGLYNLNSIIEIGQDMLNKQYNVSLMVIDMDHFKHINDTYGHMTGNKALVFISALIKKCLEGLSYTMGRLGGDEFIILIKDLDLVKERNLNEKLRNTLKTSIFISDPNAHPIRLSCSTGIAHSRNESEKKIEILLHRADMRMYENKYGRFQIDIGLEAGSELLPERCLQVINAMKEKDMYTFIHSRFVANFAKTLGNALNLPKAFVQDLYIAGWIHDLGKLFISSEILRKQSSLTKAEYEIVKNHVTDCICLIEIFEISSTVKNAVKYHHERYDGKGYPFAMSDKDLPLEGKILAIADMFSALTVKHVYKDSLSFKSAVNELKNCRGKQLDPKLVDVFLKCLNKTIV, from the coding sequence ATGACCGAAATAAATATTCCTGCGGATTTTCTCATGAAGCATTCCTCATGGGATTGTGGAAAACAGACTCTTTTGCGAAGGCTGTTTAAGAATAACAAGTATATAATTGTTCCAATACTATTCTATTTGGGAGTTGTATCCTACGGCTTATGGGGATTTTTTACCAGCAACCGTTCTACCTTTGCCCTTTGTAGTTCTTTAGTCTTTATGCTTTCTTCAATCATATCCAATGTACTTCATCCTAAGTCAAAACTCAGATTAATTTTCGCATGTACCTGTATAGCTTCTATCCTCATTACTATAGCAATGTTCACGGTAGATACAATTTATGTAATTGCCATAGGCTTTTTTATTCCCGTTTTTGCACAATATTTGTTTCGAGACTTTGTTTTTTCAAATCTAACTGGAATTATTATTGCTTTTATTTTTCTGACCCGCAGAATTCATGAATCCACACATGTTATTACCGTATATATATCAGGTATAATTATCGTCAGTGCACTATATTCTTTAGTGTTTTACCTTATAATAAACATAAAGAGCGAGAGGGATAAGTACCACAAAGTAAGCATGATGGATTCATTGACAGGTCTGTACAACTTAAACAGCATAATTGAAATCGGACAGGACATGCTGAATAAGCAATATAATGTATCATTAATGGTCATTGATATGGATCATTTTAAGCACATTAACGATACATATGGCCATATGACAGGAAACAAAGCTCTTGTATTCATTTCAGCCCTAATAAAAAAATGCCTTGAAGGCCTTAGCTATACAATGGGACGATTGGGGGGAGATGAATTTATAATTTTAATCAAGGACCTGGATTTGGTTAAGGAGCGTAATCTCAATGAAAAATTACGCAATACATTAAAAACCAGCATTTTTATATCTGATCCCAATGCACATCCTATTAGATTATCTTGTTCTACAGGTATAGCACACTCAAGAAATGAATCCGAAAAGAAAATCGAAATACTTCTTCATCGTGCAGACATGAGAATGTATGAAAACAAATATGGAAGATTTCAAATTGATATAGGATTGGAAGCTGGAAGTGAACTGCTTCCTGAACGCTGTCTTCAAGTAATCAATGCTATGAAAGAAAAGGACATGTACACTTTTATTCATTCCAGATTTGTTGCAAACTTTGCTAAAACTTTGGGAAATGCATTGAATCTTCCAAAGGCTTTTGTCCAGGATTTATATATCGCAGGCTGGATCCACGATCTTGGGAAACTTTTTATTTCATCGGAAATTCTCCGCAAACAGTCATCACTGACAAAGGCGGAGTATGAAATTGTTAAGAATCATGTTACTGACTGCATTTGCCTAATAGAAATATTCGAAATATCCAGTACTGTCAAAAATGCGGTCAAGTATCATCATGAGCGTTATGATGGTAAAGGATATCCTTTTGCAATGTCAGATAAAGACTTACCGCTTGAAGGAAAGATACTGGCAATAGCTGATATGTTCTCTGCTCTAACTGTCAAGCACGTATATAAAGATTCTCTTTCGTTTAAAAGTGCTGTTAATGAACTTAAGAACTGCAGAGGAAAACAGCTGGATCCCAAGCTGGTTGATGTGTTTCTCAAATGTCTTAATAAAACCATAGTATAA
- a CDS encoding response regulator transcription factor: MHKILIVDDDELIANLIEQNLKLEGFDTKVCHDGVSALEICDGYKPDLVVLDVMMPRLDGFHVCKCLQGTGTAVIMLTAKSDISDKLVGLEMGADDYIIKPFDSRELVARIKAVIRRFEKVSIQHIGNEKSSGNKIISLNEQTRIALAAGKELDLTPTEFELLLIFANNVQRVFTREQLLDTVWGYDYLGDSRTVDIHIQRLRKKLGKYSGCIETVFGIGYRYKEPIK, encoded by the coding sequence GTGCATAAAATATTAATAGTAGATGATGATGAGCTAATAGCAAACCTTATAGAGCAAAATCTCAAGCTGGAGGGTTTTGATACAAAGGTATGCCATGATGGTGTCTCTGCCCTTGAAATTTGTGACGGCTACAAGCCCGATCTGGTTGTGCTTGATGTGATGATGCCCAGGCTTGATGGGTTTCATGTATGTAAGTGCCTTCAGGGGACAGGCACTGCAGTTATTATGCTGACTGCTAAAAGCGATATATCAGATAAGCTTGTAGGGCTCGAGATGGGGGCGGATGATTATATTATAAAGCCCTTTGATAGCAGAGAGCTTGTTGCAAGAATAAAGGCTGTCATACGCCGCTTTGAGAAAGTTTCCATACAGCATATTGGTAATGAAAAAAGTTCAGGTAACAAGATAATAAGTCTTAACGAGCAGACCAGAATAGCACTTGCGGCTGGTAAAGAACTGGATCTTACCCCAACAGAGTTTGAACTGCTTCTCATTTTTGCCAACAATGTACAGAGGGTTTTTACAAGAGAGCAGCTTCTTGACACTGTGTGGGGGTATGATTATCTTGGAGATTCGAGGACGGTCGATATTCATATACAGCGTCTTAGGAAAAAGCTAGGAAAATACAGCGGCTGCATTGAAACTGTTTTTGGAATAGGATATAGGTATAAGGAGCCAATAAAATGA
- a CDS encoding HAMP domain-containing sensor histidine kinase, translated as MKLRLKVISMNMFIIVAILLVSGIIIIRTIDNFNLYTSYQYVLSQSKFTEQYLTEYLKISEKPHVSLELNINSLEEKLRLQSGCGVEISGSDKASANEMQKNALEGKKVYLISSESPNRKLLMAFPIIVKGSVIGTVSLEYSLYQADSMKRNLQITLVILLVFALSVSLVLSYLFSYRMIKPLEKLTLTTKEYSKGNFNEIGGVKTGDEIEKLAHSFNDMGRNIKDMIDRLTDEQQKQKKFIDSVTHEIRTPLTNIIGYADLSGRVNEEEQRKKYYTYIIDESKRLLNMVNNLLDLSQLNQYEFSVTKKETDLKNVIIKAVELMRDRAGKFGIGIDYQLEDIRARVDGEKIKQVVINIIDNAIKYSEGSLVKLKLWREQGVFIEIRDNGIGIPKDDIKSITEPFYRVDKSRSRKLGGNGLGLSICMEIIDAHGGKLDIDSPEGEGTIVTISLQP; from the coding sequence ATGAAACTGAGACTCAAGGTTATCTCCATGAATATGTTTATTATTGTAGCAATATTGCTTGTTAGCGGAATCATAATTATAAGGACAATTGATAACTTTAATCTATATACTTCATACCAGTACGTTTTAAGTCAAAGCAAATTTACAGAGCAATATCTTACAGAATACCTTAAGATCAGTGAAAAACCCCATGTCTCATTAGAACTTAACATTAATTCACTTGAAGAAAAACTGAGGCTGCAATCGGGCTGTGGTGTGGAGATTTCAGGCAGTGACAAAGCTTCTGCCAATGAAATGCAGAAGAATGCACTTGAAGGCAAAAAAGTCTACTTGATTAGTTCGGAAAGCCCAAACAGGAAGCTGCTGATGGCTTTTCCAATCATAGTTAAAGGTTCAGTAATAGGAACTGTTAGCTTGGAGTATTCACTTTACCAAGCGGACAGTATGAAAAGAAACCTTCAGATAACCCTCGTTATCCTGCTTGTTTTTGCTCTTTCGGTGTCGCTAGTTTTAAGTTATCTTTTCTCATACAGGATGATTAAGCCTTTAGAAAAGCTAACCCTTACAACAAAGGAATATTCAAAGGGTAATTTCAATGAGATAGGCGGGGTAAAAACCGGAGATGAAATAGAAAAACTGGCTCATTCCTTTAATGACATGGGCAGAAATATCAAAGATATGATTGACAGGCTTACAGATGAACAGCAAAAACAGAAGAAGTTTATCGATAGTGTAACTCATGAAATAAGAACTCCTCTTACAAATATTATTGGGTATGCAGATCTTTCAGGCAGAGTAAATGAAGAGGAACAACGCAAAAAATATTATACCTATATAATAGACGAAAGCAAAAGACTTTTAAATATGGTAAATAACCTTCTTGATCTGTCCCAGCTCAATCAGTATGAGTTTTCTGTCACGAAAAAGGAAACAGATTTAAAGAATGTTATTATTAAAGCTGTAGAGCTGATGAGGGATAGGGCTGGAAAGTTTGGTATAGGGATTGATTATCAGCTAGAGGATATTAGGGCTAGAGTGGATGGGGAAAAGATCAAACAAGTGGTAATAAATATTATAGATAATGCAATAAAGTATTCCGAAGGTTCTCTTGTTAAATTAAAGCTTTGGAGGGAACAGGGTGTTTTTATTGAGATAAGGGATAACGGGATAGGGATACCAAAGGATGATATAAAAAGCATTACAGAACCATTTTATAGAGTTGATAAATCAAGAAGCAGGAAACTTGGAGGAAATGGTTTGGGACTTTCAATATGTATGGAAATTATTGATGCTCATGGAGGAAAGCTTGATATTGATAGCCCTGAGGGAGAAGGAACAATCGTTACAATTTCGTTACAACCTTGA
- a CDS encoding flavodoxin family protein produces MKIGIIIHSYTGNTLSVAQKLKEKLTASGHIVNLEQVTAVNGDPKEARNVVLKDIPDTKTYDVLIFGAPVWAFSLSPIMKLYLSQVPSLQGKKIGCFVTQQLRFKLLGGNNAINKMKKACQSKGGSVYETGIVNWSHKQREAMIEEVVDRFGRV; encoded by the coding sequence ATGAAAATCGGAATTATAATTCACTCATATACTGGCAACACACTTTCTGTTGCACAGAAACTTAAGGAGAAGCTTACGGCATCAGGACATATAGTAAACCTTGAGCAGGTCACAGCAGTAAACGGGGATCCAAAAGAAGCAAGGAATGTTGTGTTAAAGGACATACCGGATACAAAGACATATGATGTGCTTATTTTTGGTGCTCCTGTTTGGGCTTTTTCCCTTTCTCCAATAATGAAACTCTATTTGTCGCAGGTACCTTCGTTGCAAGGCAAGAAAATAGGCTGTTTTGTAACACAGCAGCTACGCTTCAAGCTTTTAGGAGGAAACAACGCTATAAATAAGATGAAAAAAGCTTGCCAATCCAAAGGTGGCAGTGTATATGAAACAGGTATTGTGAACTGGTCTCACAAGCAACGTGAAGCTATGATTGAAGAAGTGGTAGATAGGTTTGGAAGAGTGTGA
- the sugE gene encoding quaternary ammonium compound efflux SMR transporter SugE, which translates to MAWIYLIIAGIFEVVWAIGLKYSQGFTKLFPSLVTFGGMVISFYLLSISIKTLPLGTAYAIWTGIGALGSVILGILLFSEPLNISRVIFLSLILAGIIGLKMTTV; encoded by the coding sequence ATGGCTTGGATATATCTTATTATTGCAGGGATTTTTGAGGTTGTTTGGGCGATTGGGCTCAAGTATTCTCAAGGATTTACTAAGCTGTTCCCATCACTGGTTACGTTTGGGGGAATGGTGATAAGTTTTTATTTATTATCAATATCTATAAAGACACTTCCTTTAGGGACTGCATATGCTATTTGGACAGGCATTGGTGCTTTAGGCTCTGTAATTCTGGGAATATTGCTTTTTAGCGAGCCGCTAAACATATCTAGGGTTATATTTCTATCTTTGATTCTTGCAGGAATTATTGGATTAAAGATGACTACAGTCTGA